The sequence GTCGGTTTCAAAAGGAAGCGGTAAGATGAAACGGGATGTTTCGCTCGTTCCATTTAGTGATGAAGCGATCCTTGTTATTGCTGCTGATAATAGTGGTGGAATCGGTTTGAAAGAACAGGATGCTGTTAGGACTCCATATGAAGTCGTTTCATATTACAATTTCAGAGTTGCAGCTATGGAGTGTCTAGCGGCAGGCGGGCAGCCCTTTTCGGTTGTGATTCAAAACTTTTGCCATGAGGATGCATGGGATGCTGTGGTGGCGGGGGTTGATAAAGGGTGTACTGAGATTGGGTTAGATGATGTAATGGTTACAGGAAGTACAGAAAGCAATTTTTCATTACATCAATCCGCACTTGGAATGATTGTCATGGGGAAACGGGTGACGTCTTATCAGGAACCAATCGTTACCTTAGAAGGGTGGAAACTAGCAGTCATTGGTTTACCGTTAGTTGGGAATGAGGTTTTAGAAACACCGGAAAATATTGTGCCTCTTTCCCTTTTTTATGAGTTAAGTCAGTTGGATGATGTAGTTCTGTTACCAGTCGGATCAAAAGGCATTCTATATGAGCTGAAAAATATGCTTGATGATAACGATTTGGCGGCAGATCAATTAAAATGTGATATGGATGTGGAGAAAACGGGAGGGCCATCAACCTGTGTACTTATAGCTTTTCGTCCTGAACTTGAATCTCTCTTGATGGAAATGTGTGAAGAGCTCTATCATTCAATTGAAATTGTTTTATCCGACTCTTAACGGGGGGAAAGCTTTCACCTCCATGAGTTGGTAGTAGATAGAAGATAGTAGGAGATCTAACTGTCGTAAAGATCCGGAAGTTGAACATAGACTTAATACGCCTTCAGAAATATCTGTGGGACCAGTGTGCTGTAGGCCTCAACATAACCAAGGTGGAGATTAAAAAAACCGGCCACTATGGAAGTTTCGTTATTAAGAGGAGGGTGTAGAATGCTAACTTTATATATTGTGCGCCATGGGGAAACGGAATGGAATCAAGAAGGTCGAATTCAGGGTCGCTTGAATTCTCCGCTAACAGAAAAAGGAAAGCGGTATGCGCAGTTACTTGGAGAGCGCTTGAGGAATGTGGAGTTTGCAGAGGTGATTACGAGCCCAAGTGAGCGAACCCTTGAAACGACAGAGATTATCCTTCAAGGTAGAGACCTGTTGTACCAAAAGGATGGGACGATCATGGAAATGGATATGGGTCCATGGCAAGGCCTGACAAAGACAGAGATAGTAGAAAAGTTTCCAGATGATTATGATTGCTTTATGTTACGGCCAAACCTTTATCAGAATGAAGGGGCAGAAACTTTCATAGAAATGTATAAGCGGGCAGAGAATTTTCTAGATACGGTGAAAAAAAGGGAAGTGACTGGAAATCTATTAGTTGTCTCACATGGTTTGTTTATTAAATCATTGTTTTTAGTCATAAAAGGAATTCCAATCAAGGATTTCTGGACAGAACCAACTGTTAATGGAACCAGTCTATCGGTTGTTAAGATAGAAAGTGCGAAGATGGAGATTGTGTTTAAAGGGGATATGAGCCATATTAAGGAAAAGAGCGACCGTAGTCCCAATCGTGAGCACATACGGACAGAAGTGGTGTCAAAAGAGTGATTGTAGTCCGAATCGGGGTCTCATATGGACAGAAGTGGTGGCAAAAGAGTGATTGTAGTCCGAATCGGGGTCTCATACGGACAGAAGTGGTGTCAAAAGAGTAATTATAGTCCGAATCGGGGTCTCATACGGACAGAAATGGTGGCAAAAGAGTGATTGTAGTCCGAATCGGGGTCTCATACGGACAG is a genomic window of Niallia sp. XMNu-256 containing:
- a CDS encoding ATP-binding protein, whose amino-acid sequence is MKRDVSLVPFSDEAILVIAADNSGGIGLKEQDAVRTPYEVVSYYNFRVAAMECLAAGGQPFSVVIQNFCHEDAWDAVVAGVDKGCTEIGLDDVMVTGSTESNFSLHQSALGMIVMGKRVTSYQEPIVTLEGWKLAVIGLPLVGNEVLETPENIVPLSLFYELSQLDDVVLLPVGSKGILYELKNMLDDNDLAADQLKCDMDVEKTGGPSTCVLIAFRPELESLLMEMCEELYHSIEIVLSDS
- a CDS encoding histidine phosphatase family protein, whose translation is MLTLYIVRHGETEWNQEGRIQGRLNSPLTEKGKRYAQLLGERLRNVEFAEVITSPSERTLETTEIILQGRDLLYQKDGTIMEMDMGPWQGLTKTEIVEKFPDDYDCFMLRPNLYQNEGAETFIEMYKRAENFLDTVKKREVTGNLLVVSHGLFIKSLFLVIKGIPIKDFWTEPTVNGTSLSVVKIESAKMEIVFKGDMSHIKEKSDRSPNREHIRTEVVSKE